TTCTTGATGACGAGTTCGCTGTGGACGGGGGCGCTCAGGGTGTATGGCATGGGGGCCGCGAGCTTACCCCAGCCACGTTTTCTGCCATTTCGTGACATTTCGCAGGCTTGATTTCCCCGGCCGCCGCTGCGAAATGCAGGAATGCCACGTCCCGCCTGCGGCCGGCCAGGGCACATGTCTGCCCGATGCATCCGGCCAGCCGGGCGTGGCTTGCATCAAGGAGGAATCAGCATGCACACACTCTGGAAGCCCCTGGCGATGGCCCTCGTGGTCGGCGCCGGCGCGCACGCGGCATGGGCCGCCGACTGCGCCACCGAGATCAATGGCAATGACGCCATGCAGTACGACAAGACGAGCATCAGCGTGCCCGCCAGCTGCAAGCAGTTCACCGTCACGCTCAAGCACACGGGCAAGCTGCCCAAGGCGACCATGGGCCACAACTGGGTGCTGGCCAAGACGGCCGACATGCAGGGCGTGGTGGCCGACGGCGTGGCGGCCGGCCTGGGCAAGAACTACGTCAAGGACGGCGACACGCGCGTGCTGGCCCACACCAAGGTCGTGGGCGGCGGCGAGTCCGACGCGGTGACCTTTGCCACCAGCGCGCTCAAGGCCGGCGGGCCGTACAGCTATTTCTGCTCGTTCCCGGGGCATTCGGTCGTCATGAAGGGCTCGCTGGCGCTGGCCAAGTGAGGGTGGGGGTGGGCGGGCCATGGCGGAAACGGCACGCGGCACCTAAAATGCCCGGCCCCGTCCCGCAGGCCCGCCGATGAACGCCCCTATCGATGTCTCCTTCTTTCCGCGCCACGCCAAGCCCCTGACCAGCTACCGCCCGTACTGGGCCAAGCGCTTCGGCCCGGCGCCCTATCTGCCGATGAGCCGCGCCGAGATGGAGCGGCTCGGCTGGGACAGCTGCGACGTCGTGCTGGTGACGGGCGACGCCTACGTGGACCACCCGAGCTTCGGCATGGCCGTGATCGGCCGCGTGCTGGAGGCGCAGGGCTTTCGCGTGGGCATCATCGCCCAGCCCGACTGGCACAGCGCCGACGCCTTCAAGGCGCTGGGCAAGCCCAACCTGTTTTGGGGCGTGACGGCGGGCAACATGGATTCCATGATCAACCGCTACACGGCGGACCGCAAGATCCGCAGCGACGACGCCTACACCCCCGGCGACGTGGGCGGCAAGCGCCCCGACCGCGCGGCCGTCGTCTACAGCCAGCGCTGCCGCGAGGCGTACAAGGACGTGCCCATCGTGCTCGGCGGCATCGAGGGGAGCCTGCGCCGCATCGCCCACTACGACTACTGGAGCGACAAGGTGCGCCGCTCCATCGTGGTGGACAGCAAGTGCGACATCCTGCTGTTCGGCAACGCCGAGCGCGCCCTGGTCGAGGTGGCGCACCGCATCGCCCAGCGCCAGCCGGTGGAGAGCATCACCGACGTGCGCGGCACGGCCTTCGTGCGCCGCGCGTCGGAGCCCGGCTGGTTCGAGATCGACTCCACCGAGGTGGACGAGCCCGGCCGCGTCGACGAGCTCATCAACCCCTACATGACCACGAGCGAGCAGGCCGCGGCCCAGGGCCAGGCTTGCGCGCAGGAGGATGCTCCTTCTTCCATAGCTGCAAGCGCTTGCCAGGAAAGCGCTGGAGGCAAAAAAGACCTGAAGCCCGTGCAATTCATCCCCAACCCGGCGCTGCCGGCCCGGGGGCGCAGCGGCCGCGCCCTGCCGCCGCGCGGCAGGACGGTGATCCGCCTGCCCGGCTACGAGCAGGTCAAGGCCGACCCCGTGCTCTACGCCCACGCCAACCGCGTGCTGCACCTGGAGACCAACCCCGGCAACGCCCGCGCGCTGGTGCAGGCGCATGGCGAGGGCAGGGCGGCGCGCGACGTGTGGCTGAACCCGCCGCCCATCCCCCTGACCACGGCCGAGATGGACTGGATCTTCGGCTTGCCCTATGCGCGCAACCCCCACCCGGGCTATGCCGACGAGAAGGGCGGCTTCGAGGGGGCCACCAAGATCCCCGCGTGGGAGATGATCCGCGCCTCCATCAACATCATGCGCGGCTGCTTCGGCGGCTGCACCTTCTGCTCCATCACCGAGCACGAGGGGCGCATCATCCAGAGCCGCTCCGAGGACTCCATCCTTGCCGAGGTGGAAGACATTCGCGACAAGGTCAAGGGCTTCACCGGCACCATCTCCGACCTGGGCGGCCCCACGGCCAACATGTACCGCCTGGGCTGCCGCAGCCCCGAGATCGAGGCCGCCTGCCGCAAGCCCAGCTGCGTGTTCCCCGGCATCTGCCAGAACCTGCACACCGACCACGGCCCGCTCATCAACATCTACCGCCGCGCGCGCAGGTTGCCGGGCATCAAGAAGATCCTGATCGGCTCGGGCCTGCGCTACGACCTGGCGGTGCAGTCGCCCGAGTACGTGAAGGAACTGGTGCAGCACCACGTGGGCGGGTACCTCAAGATCGCGCCCGAGCACACCGAGGCAGGGCCGCTGTCGAAGATGATGAAGCCCGGCATAGGCAACTACGACCGCTTCAAGCAGATGTTCGAGCAGTACACGGCCGAGGCGGGCAAGAAGCAGTACCTGATCCCGTACTTCATCGCCGCCCACCCCGGCACCACCGACGAGGACATGCTGAACCTGGCCCTCTGGCTCAAGAAGAACGGCTTTCGCGCCGACCAGGTGCAGGCCTTCTACCCCAGCCCCATGGCCAGCGCCACGGCCATGTACCACACGGGCCGCAACACCCTGACCCGCGTGCGCCGCCAGATGCGCGACGCCGCCGAGGAGCAGGTGGACACCGTGCGCGGCGAGAAGCGCCGCCGCCTGCACAAGGCCTTCCTGCGCTACCACGACCCGAACAACTGGCCGCTGCTGCGCGAGGCCCTGAAGAGCATGGGCCGCGCCGACCTGATCGGCAACGGCAAGCACCACCTGATCCCCACGTTCCAGCCGCTGGTCGATGGCGGCTACCAGAGCGCGCGCAGGAAGAACAGCACCGCGCCCAAGGGCGGCGCGCCCGGCGTGGGCTACGCCATCAACAAGGACGGCAAGGCCGTCGCGCTGCGCCGCCGCCCGCAGGAGCAGCAGGAGCCCCAGGGCGACGTGCGCTTCCGCACGGCCCAGCCCCGGCCGGGGCAGATGCTGTCCCAGCACACGGGCCTGCCGCCGCGCAAGCGGCGCTAAGCTCCTATATCGATAGCTGCAAGCGCTTGCTAGGTAGGTGCTAAAGCCCAAAAAGACCATGAAAAAACCGCCCGAGGGCGGTTTCTCATTGGCGGGTGGCCGAAGAGGCTCAGATCACCTTGGCGATCGACTGGCATACGTAGTCGA
This region of Alicycliphilus denitrificans K601 genomic DNA includes:
- the azu gene encoding azurin, coding for MHTLWKPLAMALVVGAGAHAAWAADCATEINGNDAMQYDKTSISVPASCKQFTVTLKHTGKLPKATMGHNWVLAKTADMQGVVADGVAAGLGKNYVKDGDTRVLAHTKVVGGGESDAVTFATSALKAGGPYSYFCSFPGHSVVMKGSLALAK
- a CDS encoding YgiQ family radical SAM protein; protein product: MNAPIDVSFFPRHAKPLTSYRPYWAKRFGPAPYLPMSRAEMERLGWDSCDVVLVTGDAYVDHPSFGMAVIGRVLEAQGFRVGIIAQPDWHSADAFKALGKPNLFWGVTAGNMDSMINRYTADRKIRSDDAYTPGDVGGKRPDRAAVVYSQRCREAYKDVPIVLGGIEGSLRRIAHYDYWSDKVRRSIVVDSKCDILLFGNAERALVEVAHRIAQRQPVESITDVRGTAFVRRASEPGWFEIDSTEVDEPGRVDELINPYMTTSEQAAAQGQACAQEDAPSSIAASACQESAGGKKDLKPVQFIPNPALPARGRSGRALPPRGRTVIRLPGYEQVKADPVLYAHANRVLHLETNPGNARALVQAHGEGRAARDVWLNPPPIPLTTAEMDWIFGLPYARNPHPGYADEKGGFEGATKIPAWEMIRASINIMRGCFGGCTFCSITEHEGRIIQSRSEDSILAEVEDIRDKVKGFTGTISDLGGPTANMYRLGCRSPEIEAACRKPSCVFPGICQNLHTDHGPLINIYRRARRLPGIKKILIGSGLRYDLAVQSPEYVKELVQHHVGGYLKIAPEHTEAGPLSKMMKPGIGNYDRFKQMFEQYTAEAGKKQYLIPYFIAAHPGTTDEDMLNLALWLKKNGFRADQVQAFYPSPMASATAMYHTGRNTLTRVRRQMRDAAEEQVDTVRGEKRRRLHKAFLRYHDPNNWPLLREALKSMGRADLIGNGKHHLIPTFQPLVDGGYQSARRKNSTAPKGGAPGVGYAINKDGKAVALRRRPQEQQEPQGDVRFRTAQPRPGQMLSQHTGLPPRKRR